One genomic segment of Helianthus annuus cultivar XRQ/B chromosome 14, HanXRQr2.0-SUNRISE, whole genome shotgun sequence includes these proteins:
- the LOC110908755 gene encoding calcium load-activated calcium channel, whose product MASPISSLKYSDGLTVVGISICTAIVCEAISYILIYRTTSYKSLKSSIDRASKKLETMKTDSTATTVSKKSKTKKIDRVESSLKESSRDLSLFKLKSGGVVALVLFVVFGFLNNLFEGKAVAKLPFVPIRIVQKMSHRGLSGDDMTDCSMAFLYFLCSISIRTNLQKFLGFSPPRGAAGGGGLFQMPDPAKTN is encoded by the coding sequence ATGGCATCCCCGATCTCCTCCCTCAAATACTCCGACGGCCTAACCGTCGTCGGAATCTCCATCTGCACCGCCATCGTCTGCGAAGCCATCTCCTACATCCTAATCTACCGCACCACCTCCTACAAATCTCTCAAATCCTCCATCGACCGCGCCTCCAAGAAGCTCGAAACCATGAAAACCgactccaccgccaccaccgtctCCAAAAAGTCCAAAACCAAAAAGATCGATCGCGTCGAATCCTCCTTGAAAGAATCCAGCAGAGATTTATCACTTTTCAAGCTCAAATCCGGTGGAGTTGTTGCTCTTGTTCTCTTCGTTGTGTTCGggtttttgaacaatttgtttGAAGGTAAGGCGGTTGCGAAGCTGCCGTTTGTGCCGATTAGGATTGTTCAAAAGATGAGTCATAGAGGATTGAGTGGAGATGATATGACGGATTGTTCTATGgcgtttttgtattttttgtgttCGATTAGTATTCGCACGAATTTGCAGAAGTTTCTAGGGTTTTCGCCGCCTCGTGGAGCggctggtggtggtggtttgtTTCAGATGCCGGATCCTGCTAAGACGAATTGA